A region from the Halomonas piscis genome encodes:
- the ilvD gene encoding dihydroxy-acid dehydratase, which produces MTDQSDSTRRHSSPVVDGPGKSASRAMLRAVGFSDDDFQKPQVGVASTWSMVTPCNSHIGELAEHARDGADRAGGKGVIFNTITISDGIANGTEGMKYSLVSREVIADSIETVAGCEGFDGLVAIGGCDKNMPGCMMGLSRLDRPSVFVYGGTILPGEGHTDIVSVFEAMGAHSRGDIDRIELKNIEETAIPGPGSCGGMYTANTMASAIEALGMSLPGSSAQNAVSNDKRDDCEAAGEAVLELLKRDIKPSDIMTREAFENAITVVIALGGSTNAVLHLVGMARTAGVELSLDDFTAIGKRVPVVADLRPSGHYMMSELVAIGGIQPLMKLLLDAGLLHGDCLTVTGRTLAENLAEVEGYPDAQDIIAPLGEPVKAESHLRILYGNLAPEGAVAKITGKEGTHFRGTARVFNSEEEAQAGINDGTVVAGDVVVIRYEGPKGGPGMREMLTPTSAIMGRGLGNDVALITDGRFSGGSHGFVVGHMAPEAFDGGPLALVEDGDVITIDAEANTIDVAVGGEDIEQRHAAWQRPAPRYTKGVLAKYARLVSSASTGAVTDDD; this is translated from the coding sequence ATGACCGACCAGTCCGACAGTACCCGCCGCCATTCCTCCCCGGTGGTCGACGGCCCGGGCAAGTCCGCCAGCCGCGCCATGCTGCGCGCGGTGGGCTTTAGCGACGACGACTTTCAAAAGCCCCAGGTGGGCGTGGCCTCGACCTGGAGCATGGTGACGCCGTGCAACAGCCACATTGGCGAGCTGGCTGAGCACGCCCGGGACGGCGCCGACCGCGCCGGCGGCAAGGGCGTGATCTTCAACACCATCACCATCTCCGACGGCATCGCCAACGGCACCGAAGGCATGAAGTATTCGCTGGTCTCCCGGGAGGTGATCGCCGACTCCATCGAGACCGTGGCCGGCTGCGAGGGCTTTGACGGCCTTGTTGCCATCGGCGGCTGCGACAAGAACATGCCCGGCTGCATGATGGGGCTTTCGCGGCTTGATCGGCCCAGCGTATTTGTTTACGGCGGCACCATTCTGCCCGGCGAAGGCCACACCGATATCGTCTCGGTGTTCGAGGCCATGGGCGCGCACTCCCGGGGCGATATCGACCGCATCGAGCTGAAAAATATCGAAGAGACGGCGATTCCCGGCCCCGGCTCCTGCGGCGGCATGTATACCGCCAACACCATGGCCTCGGCGATTGAAGCGCTGGGCATGAGCCTGCCAGGAAGCTCCGCCCAGAACGCCGTGTCCAACGACAAGCGCGACGACTGCGAAGCCGCCGGCGAGGCGGTGCTCGAGCTTTTGAAGCGCGATATCAAGCCGTCCGACATCATGACCCGGGAAGCGTTTGAAAACGCCATTACCGTGGTGATTGCGCTGGGCGGCTCCACCAACGCCGTGCTTCATCTGGTCGGCATGGCCCGGACCGCCGGCGTGGAACTGTCCCTTGACGACTTCACCGCCATCGGCAAGCGCGTGCCGGTGGTGGCCGACCTGCGCCCCAGCGGCCACTACATGATGAGCGAGCTGGTGGCCATCGGCGGCATTCAGCCGCTGATGAAGCTTTTGCTCGACGCCGGCCTGCTTCACGGCGACTGTCTGACCGTGACCGGCAGGACGCTGGCGGAAAACCTTGCCGAGGTGGAAGGTTACCCCGACGCTCAGGACATTATCGCGCCGCTTGGCGAGCCGGTGAAGGCGGAAAGCCACCTGCGCATTCTCTACGGCAATCTCGCCCCGGAAGGCGCGGTGGCCAAGATCACCGGCAAGGAAGGCACCCACTTTCGCGGTACGGCGCGGGTATTCAACTCCGAGGAAGAGGCCCAGGCGGGCATCAACGACGGCACCGTGGTCGCCGGCGACGTGGTGGTCATCCGCTACGAAGGCCCCAAGGGCGGGCCGGGCATGCGCGAAATGCTCACGCCCACCTCCGCCATCATGGGCCGGGGGCTGGGCAACGACGTGGCGCTGATCACCGACGGTCGCTTCTCCGGCGGCAGCCACGGCTTCGTGGTGGGCCACATGGCGCCCGAAGCCTTCGACGGCGGACCGCTGGCGCTGGTGGAAGACGGCGACGTGATCACCATCGATGCCGAAGCCAACACCATCGACGTGGCCGTCGGCGGCGAGGATATCGAGCAGCGTCACGCCGCCTGGCAGCGCCCGGCGCCGCGCTATACCAAAGGCGTGCTGGCCAAGTACGCAAGGCTTGTCAGCTCGGCCAGCACCGGGGCGGTGACCGACGACGACTGA
- a CDS encoding molybdopterin dinucleotide binding domain-containing protein — MDNSRRRLLKGAAATGGAAAFAAGYSGPLVKMAKGVTGSAGDKPEHNIYGNALAPEYRVDLKSGELTLNPDQRTAFTVCYGCTTKCGVRVRVDNNTDEVLRTIGNPYHPLSSEPHLPMRTPVVDALKHVSALDEQGLAGRSTACARGNAMIGQITSPHRVTHCLKRVGERGERRWERISFETLIEEICEGGDLFGEGHVDGLRAIHNHDEPVDADNPEYGPKANQLLLMEATDYGRSAILKRFGFNAFGTRNYGHHGSYCGLAFRMGSGALMDDMAKFAHVKPDYTRAKFALFIGTAPSQAGNPFKRQGRLLAEARATGSLDYVVIDPGLNASASHAAAERSRWVPIRPASDTAFAMAMIQWLIEHEAYAADYLAMPSPEAVDAAGENGHTNATHLVIENEDHPRFGHFLRRSDLGALEGSVEAGSDADDVMVVDARGELRPSREVRKAELFVERDVETADGTLRVKSSLAKLRDTANEHSLEDYAEHCGIDARVIKHIAERFAAYGRDAVVDTHGGMMSATGFYGAYGLMMLNLLAGSFNRQGGAALGGGKFNGTGSGPRYDLADFPGKRGPQGVFVSRTRFAYEDTSEYRRKVEAGENPYPAKAPWRPLAPPILTEQLASALDGYPYPIKAVIGCMANPLYGQAGLHDTIVDKLKDPKNLGLYVAVDGFINETNRFADYIVPDSVMYEVWGFTGAWSGTLTKMTTACWPIIEPRQDKTADGEPVSMESFFIATAKRLGLPGFGNDAIPGADGKLYPLNRAEDFFLRAAANIAYTGEPLPEADKSDVMHSGIEPLLPKLTRTLPVEERARVAYLYARGGRFEDHEDAFDGDKKLAHAWTRALCVYNPQVGTTVNSQTGERLSGTPCLQAPKMADGTPMREVYSEDDWPLLAFSYKSNLMNSYAIGLERLRMIKPYNPVLMHTDDAERAGVAHGDTVRIESPGRAVKALALVSNGVMKGALGIEHSFGHTELGASEHEVDGEAFSGNQWVGAGININDLGFADPTRRVAGTWLEGVSGASVRQGLPVRVSRVEG, encoded by the coding sequence ATGGATAATTCACGTCGTCGCCTGCTCAAGGGCGCCGCTGCCACCGGCGGCGCTGCGGCCTTCGCCGCGGGCTACTCCGGCCCGCTGGTCAAGATGGCCAAGGGGGTCACCGGCAGCGCCGGGGACAAGCCCGAACACAACATCTACGGCAACGCTCTGGCGCCGGAATACCGCGTCGACCTCAAGTCCGGCGAGCTGACCCTGAACCCGGACCAGCGCACCGCCTTTACCGTGTGCTACGGCTGCACCACCAAGTGCGGCGTACGGGTGCGCGTGGACAACAATACCGACGAAGTGCTGCGCACTATTGGCAACCCTTACCACCCGCTTTCCAGCGAGCCGCACCTGCCCATGCGCACCCCGGTAGTGGACGCGCTCAAGCACGTCAGCGCCCTTGACGAGCAGGGGCTTGCCGGGCGTTCCACCGCCTGCGCCCGGGGCAACGCCATGATCGGGCAAATTACCAGCCCCCACCGGGTCACCCACTGCCTGAAGCGCGTGGGCGAGCGCGGCGAGCGGCGCTGGGAGCGCATCTCCTTTGAAACGCTGATCGAGGAAATCTGCGAAGGCGGCGACCTGTTCGGCGAAGGCCACGTCGACGGCCTGCGCGCCATTCACAACCACGACGAGCCGGTAGACGCCGACAACCCCGAGTACGGCCCCAAGGCCAACCAGCTTTTGCTGATGGAGGCCACCGACTACGGCCGCTCGGCGATCTTGAAACGCTTTGGTTTCAACGCCTTCGGCACCCGCAACTACGGCCACCACGGCTCCTACTGCGGGCTGGCGTTCCGCATGGGCTCCGGCGCGCTGATGGACGACATGGCCAAGTTTGCCCACGTCAAGCCCGACTACACCCGGGCGAAGTTCGCGCTGTTCATCGGCACCGCACCGAGCCAGGCGGGCAACCCCTTCAAGCGCCAGGGCCGGCTGCTGGCCGAGGCCCGAGCCACCGGCAGCCTGGACTACGTGGTCATCGACCCCGGGCTCAACGCCAGCGCCTCCCACGCTGCCGCCGAGCGCAGCCGCTGGGTACCCATCCGCCCGGCAAGCGACACTGCCTTCGCCATGGCGATGATCCAGTGGCTCATCGAGCACGAAGCCTACGCCGCCGACTACCTGGCGATGCCCAGCCCCGAGGCGGTGGACGCTGCCGGCGAAAACGGCCACACCAACGCCACTCACCTGGTCATCGAAAACGAAGACCATCCGCGCTTTGGCCACTTTCTGCGCCGCTCGGACCTGGGCGCGCTCGAGGGTAGCGTCGAGGCCGGAAGCGACGCCGACGACGTCATGGTGGTGGATGCCCGAGGCGAGCTTCGGCCCAGCCGCGAGGTGCGCAAGGCCGAGCTGTTCGTCGAGCGCGACGTCGAGACAGCCGACGGCACCCTCCGCGTCAAGAGCAGCCTCGCCAAGCTGCGCGACACCGCCAACGAGCACAGCCTGGAAGACTACGCCGAGCACTGCGGCATCGACGCCCGGGTGATCAAGCACATCGCCGAGCGCTTTGCCGCCTACGGCCGCGATGCCGTGGTAGATACCCACGGCGGCATGATGTCGGCCACCGGCTTCTACGGCGCCTACGGCCTTATGATGCTCAACTTGCTCGCCGGCAGCTTCAACCGCCAGGGCGGCGCCGCGCTGGGCGGCGGCAAGTTTAACGGCACCGGCAGCGGTCCGCGCTACGATCTCGCCGACTTCCCCGGCAAGCGCGGCCCCCAGGGCGTGTTCGTCTCGCGCACGCGCTTTGCCTACGAGGACACCTCGGAGTATCGACGCAAGGTGGAGGCCGGGGAAAATCCTTACCCGGCCAAGGCCCCCTGGCGCCCGCTTGCGCCGCCGATTCTCACCGAGCAGCTGGCCTCGGCGCTGGACGGCTACCCCTACCCCATCAAGGCGGTGATCGGCTGCATGGCCAACCCGCTGTACGGCCAGGCGGGTCTCCACGATACGATCGTCGACAAGCTCAAGGACCCCAAAAACCTCGGGCTTTACGTGGCGGTGGACGGCTTTATCAACGAAACCAACCGCTTTGCCGACTACATCGTGCCGGACTCGGTGATGTACGAGGTCTGGGGCTTTACCGGCGCCTGGAGCGGCACCCTGACCAAAATGACCACCGCCTGCTGGCCGATTATCGAGCCGCGCCAGGACAAGACCGCCGACGGCGAACCCGTCAGCATGGAGAGCTTTTTCATCGCCACCGCCAAGCGGCTGGGGCTGCCGGGCTTCGGCAACGACGCCATCCCCGGCGCCGACGGCAAGCTCTACCCGCTCAACCGCGCCGAGGATTTCTTCCTGCGCGCGGCGGCCAACATTGCCTATACGGGCGAGCCCCTGCCCGAGGCCGACAAGAGCGACGTCATGCACAGCGGCATCGAGCCTTTGCTGCCCAAACTCACGCGCACCCTGCCGGTAGAAGAGCGAGCCCGGGTGGCCTACCTCTACGCTCGGGGCGGGCGCTTTGAAGACCACGAGGACGCCTTCGACGGCGACAAGAAGCTCGCCCACGCCTGGACTCGAGCGCTGTGCGTGTATAACCCCCAGGTGGGTACCACCGTCAACAGCCAGACCGGCGAGCGCCTGTCCGGCACGCCCTGTCTGCAGGCCCCGAAAATGGCTGACGGCACGCCCATGCGCGAGGTGTACTCCGAAGACGACTGGCCGCTGCTGGCGTTTTCCTACAAGTCCAACCTGATGAATTCGTACGCCATCGGCCTTGAGCGGCTGCGCATGATCAAACCGTACAACCCGGTGCTGATGCACACCGACGACGCCGAACGGGCGGGGGTTGCCCACGGCGATACCGTGCGCATCGAAAGCCCGGGGCGGGCGGTGAAAGCGCTGGCGCTGGTGAGCAACGGCGTGATGAAAGGCGCGCTTGGCATCGAGCACAGCTTCGGCCATACCGAGCTTGGCGCCAGCGAGCACGAGGTGGACGGCGAAGCCTTCTCCGGCAACCAGTGGGTCGGCGCCGGTATCAACATCAACGATCTGGGCTTTGCCGATCCCACCCGCCGGGTGGCGGGCACCTGGCTTGAGGGCGTCAGCGGCGCCTCCGTGCGCCAGGGGCTGCCCGTCCGTGTCAGCCGCGTAGAAGGATAA
- the nrfD gene encoding NrfD/PsrC family molybdoenzyme membrane anchor subunit has protein sequence MSLVTEVVVPRYGIAWYPWAVQYFFLIALSYSSLWVAAPGIILGRQRWLATSRLALLACVSTTLVAPVALLADLHQPLRFWHFYAHPTPWSWMSLGSFLLPLHLVATVLLAWLAWRPALKARAQADDGWFSRIAGWIAWGDWQVSRRVMILAGLAALATSVGMMVYTGAEVAIVKGRPLWHTAWLPFMFVATGIIGVCGLILLLNRVSGIRSADTNRQMLAILVGACVAAGFIALTWLLDGANAVYGSVAAALDSIDQSAAWRSTAVEGGIAGVLLAVLAFMARRGPARRKLFGWALGLLALHVAWMFRWVVLMNVQTVARNSAGFHDYHVAFGSYGLTGIIGIFGLWLTALLVIELFVPWRDASLDPERDAPADTSAAPAPSASVSPATQGVRHG, from the coding sequence ATGAGTTTGGTCACTGAAGTCGTCGTGCCGCGCTACGGCATTGCCTGGTACCCCTGGGCGGTGCAGTACTTCTTTTTGATCGCGCTGTCCTACTCAAGCCTCTGGGTTGCCGCGCCGGGGATCATTCTGGGCAGGCAGCGCTGGCTTGCCACCTCGAGGCTTGCGCTTCTCGCCTGCGTCTCTACTACCCTGGTGGCGCCGGTAGCGCTTCTGGCCGACCTGCACCAGCCGCTGCGCTTCTGGCACTTCTACGCCCACCCCACACCCTGGTCGTGGATGTCGCTGGGCAGCTTTCTGCTGCCGCTGCATCTGGTCGCCACGGTGCTGCTGGCCTGGCTTGCCTGGCGCCCGGCGCTCAAGGCCCGCGCCCAGGCAGACGACGGCTGGTTTTCGCGCATTGCCGGCTGGATCGCCTGGGGCGACTGGCAGGTCTCGCGCCGCGTCATGATACTGGCGGGGCTCGCCGCGCTTGCCACTTCGGTCGGCATGATGGTCTACACCGGCGCCGAGGTGGCCATCGTCAAGGGTCGGCCGCTGTGGCACACCGCCTGGCTTCCGTTCATGTTCGTCGCCACCGGCATCATTGGCGTCTGCGGGCTGATTCTGCTGCTTAACCGCGTGTCCGGCATCCGCAGCGCCGACACCAACCGCCAGATGCTGGCGATTCTCGTCGGCGCCTGCGTGGCCGCGGGCTTTATCGCCCTGACCTGGCTCCTCGACGGCGCCAACGCGGTATACGGCTCGGTGGCCGCTGCGCTTGACTCCATCGACCAGAGCGCGGCCTGGCGCTCTACCGCCGTGGAGGGCGGCATTGCCGGCGTGCTGCTGGCCGTACTGGCCTTCATGGCGCGTCGTGGCCCCGCGCGCCGCAAACTGTTCGGCTGGGCGCTGGGCCTGCTCGCCCTGCACGTAGCCTGGATGTTCCGCTGGGTGGTGCTGATGAACGTGCAGACCGTGGCCCGCAACAGCGCCGGCTTTCACGACTACCACGTGGCCTTCGGCTCCTACGGGCTGACCGGCATTATCGGCATCTTTGGCCTCTGGCTCACCGCCCTGCTGGTCATCGAGCTGTTCGTTCCCTGGCGCGACGCCTCGCTTGACCCCGAGCGCGACGCCCCGGCCGACACTTCCGCCGCGCCTGCTCCCAGCGCTTCCGTTTCTCCCGCGACCCAAGGAGTTCGCCATGGATAA
- the dsrO gene encoding sulfate reduction electron transfer complex DsrMKJOP subunit DsrO has product MDPIRRSLLGQLARLSAGAAMVPLSSVASAGINDQPPRREGDPEKRYGMLIDLRQCIGCQACTVSCHIENDAPLGNFRTVVSQFEVEKENTGELATFMLPRLCNHCDNPPCVPVCPVQATYQRRDGIVVVDSDRCVGCAYCVNACPYDARFINEKTQTADKCTFCVHRLEAGLLPACVESCVGGARIIGDMRDPDSHISRMMAEHRDELMVLQPEKGTHPQVFYLGMDERFTQRPEAAPGIWDIINEAGKEMDYEFGH; this is encoded by the coding sequence ATGGACCCCATACGCCGCTCACTTCTCGGCCAGCTGGCGCGCCTGAGCGCGGGTGCCGCCATGGTACCGCTCTCAAGCGTCGCCAGCGCCGGCATCAACGATCAGCCGCCGCGCCGGGAAGGCGACCCGGAAAAACGCTACGGCATGCTCATTGACCTGCGCCAGTGCATCGGCTGCCAGGCCTGCACAGTATCGTGCCATATCGAAAACGACGCGCCGCTGGGCAATTTCCGCACGGTTGTGTCGCAGTTTGAGGTGGAGAAAGAAAACACGGGTGAGCTCGCTACCTTCATGCTTCCCAGGCTTTGCAACCACTGCGACAACCCGCCCTGCGTACCGGTCTGCCCGGTGCAGGCCACCTACCAGCGCCGGGACGGCATCGTGGTAGTGGACAGCGACCGCTGCGTGGGCTGCGCCTACTGCGTCAACGCCTGCCCCTACGACGCGCGCTTTATCAACGAAAAGACCCAGACCGCCGACAAGTGCACCTTCTGCGTCCACCGCCTGGAAGCCGGGCTTTTGCCCGCCTGCGTGGAATCCTGCGTGGGCGGGGCGCGGATCATCGGCGACATGCGCGACCCGGACAGCCACATCAGCCGCATGATGGCCGAGCACCGCGACGAGCTCATGGTGCTGCAGCCGGAAAAAGGCACCCACCCCCAGGTGTTCTACCTGGGCATGGACGAGCGCTTTACCCAGCGCCCCGAAGCCGCCCCCGGCATTTGGGACATCATCAACGAGGCGGGCAAGGAGATGGACTATGAGTTTGGTCACTGA